A DNA window from Melospiza georgiana isolate bMelGeo1 chromosome 22, bMelGeo1.pri, whole genome shotgun sequence contains the following coding sequences:
- the PRKCZ gene encoding protein kinase C zeta type isoform X2, whose translation MKEMYPKNPDESIYRRGARRWRKLYRVNGHLFQAKRFNRRAYCGQCSERIWGIARQGYKCINCKLLVHKRCHILVPLTCKRHMDSVMPSQEPRLDDKNDEADLPSEDTDGIPYIPSNRKHDTIKDDSEDLKPVIDGMDGIKISQGLGLQDFDLIRVIGRGSYAKVLLVRLKKNDQIYAMKVVKKELVHDDEDIDWVQTEKHVFEQASSNPFLVGLHSCFQTTSRLFLVIEYVNGGDLMFHMQRQRKLPEEHARFYAAEICIALNFLHERGIIYRDLKLDNVLLDAEGHIKLTDYGMCKEGLGPGDTTSTFCGTPNYIAPEILRGEEYGFSVDWWALGVLMFEMMAGRSPFDIITDNPDMNTEDYLFQVILEKPIRIPRFLSVKASHVLKGFLNKDPKERLGCQPQTGFADIKSHTFFRSIDWDLLEKKQTTPPFQPQITDDYGLDNFDTQFTSEPVQLTPDDEDIIKRIDQSEFEGFEYINPLLLSTEETV comes from the exons AATCCATCTACCGCCGGGGAGCCCGAAGATGGAGGAAGCTGTACCGAGTCAATGGGCATTTGTTCCAGGCCAAACGTTTTAACAGA agagcTTACTGTGGCCAGTGCAGTGAAAGGATATGGGGCATCGCAAGGCAAGGCTACAAGTGTATCAACTGCAAGCTGCTGGTCCATAAACGCTGCCACATCCTTGTCCCACTGACCTGCAAAAGGCATATG GATTCGGTCATGCCTTCCCAGGAACCTCGCTTAGATGACAAAAACGATGAGGCTGATCTCCCTTCAGAGGACACTGATGGAA ttCCCTACATTCCTTCAAACCGGAAACATGACACCATTAAAGATGACTCTGAG GATCTCAAACCAGTCATTGATGGAATGGATGGAATTAAGATTTCTCAGGGGCTTGGGCTCCAGGACTTTGATTTAATCCGAGTTATTGGCCGTGGAAGTTATGCCAAAGTTCTTCTGGTTCGGTTAAAAAAGAATGATCAGATCTATGCTATGAAAGTAGTGAAAAAAGAGCTGGTCCATGATGATGAG GATATTGATTGGGTACAGACAGAGAAACATGTGTTTGAACAGGCATCCAGTAACCCATTCCTAGTTGGTTTACATTCCTGCTTTCAAACAACAAGTCG GTTGTTCCTTGTCATAGAGTATGTCAATGGGGGGGACCTCATGTTCCACATGCAACGGCAGAGGAAACTCCCTGAGGAACATGCAAG GTTTTATGCTGCTGAAATTTGTATTGCTCTGAACTTCCTACATGAAAGAGGCATCATCTACAGAGATCTAAAACTGGACAATGTTCTCTTAGATGCAGAGGGTCATATCAAATTAACAGATTATGGCATGTGCAAG GAAGGTTTGGGCCCAGGTGACACTACAAGCACTTTCTGTGGGACACCAAATTACATTGCACCAGAGATCCTCAGAGGAGAAGAATATG ggttCAGCGTGGACTGGTGGGCGCTGGGGGTGCTGATGTTCGAGATGATGGCGGGGAGGTCCCCGTTCGACATCATCACTGACAATCCCGACATGAACACTGAAGATTACCTCTTCCAAG TTATTCTGGAGAAGCCAATCCGGATTCCAAGGTTTCTTTCTGTCAAGGCTTCCCATGTgttaaaaggatttttaaacAAG GATCCCAAAGAAAGGCTTGGCTGCCAGCCCCAGACTGGATTTGCTGATATCAAGTCTCACACGTTTTTCCGCAGCATAGACTGGGACCTG CTGGAGAAGAAGCAGACGACGCCCCCGTTCCAGCCGCAGATCACGGACGATTACGGCTTGGACAACTTCGACACGCAGTTCACCAGCGAGCCCGTGCAGCTCACCCCAGATGATGA AGATATAATAAAGCGAATAGATCAGTCCGAATTTGAAGGATTTGAATACATTAATCCATTGTTGCTGTCAACAGAAGAAACAGTATGA